The genome window AAAAAAGGTTTGCTGACCAGCCTTTTTCCTAGCAGGTTCAGCTTATAAAGTTTTTCCCCTCTGTTTCATGGTGAGAAAGTTCCATCTGCTTAAGTAGTGCTTGTCACACAGCTTAGCCAGAAAAATGTCACATTGAAGCAGATTTTTTGAGGCTTTATAGCTCAGTATCATGAGCTATCAGCATTTGGGAAGCTCATCTACATTTGGAGCCTAATTATAATTTACTGATGTGTCAGAATAGTTCAGAagtactacagttcccagggttttttttataagAATCCATGACAACTGAACAGATTTAAAAGTGGTTTAAATCTGATGTGttgacacacagacacagactcCTCATGTGTTTACGACACAATACAACAGCTATCTGCATTAACAATGTTTTCAATAGACAAAATAGCTACTTCTGGGCTTGAGAGTTCATTTAGCTTTTGGTCTTTGTAGCAAGAATTTACTGAAGATTACACTTTAATCTTAGTActaatttgcttttttaaaggaCTTTAAAATTTAAACTTTTTATTAATTATCATAGAAGTCAGTACTCTTTTGCAGCAGCGTAACCATGAGCTTACAGAACTATCAGTCAGAAAGTTACTATGGCCACTTTCCAATGGAAGTGGCAATTGTAACATATAGCAAAGATATTGGAAAACTTTCATAATATTAGTGTATAACTTCAGAAACATCACTATTGGTTGGCTGCAAAGTAGTTTGCTATGGACCAATAGTGGCCTCCAGTGGTCACAAAGAAAAACTGTTAGCTTTTAGCTGGGAAAATATCTTCTTTCCCCTCAGCCACCCACCAGAGATGCATTTTCTTTGCTCCTATTATCTTTGAAATGGAAAGATCTATAGGTGAAAGTGTGTGTGCACACCAAAGTAGGAATGATTGGTTGCTTCAAGAATATAAAGTATCTCTTTACACAACAATACACTACATCAAAGATCTTCAACATTTCCAGATCCAGGTCCAACCTTTAACACCCTGCCAGGCAGCAAGGGAATCACTGCACTGACAACATGAAATCTAAATCATATGGTATCACAGTCATAAGACCGGAAAAGGCACTAGTTACAATTTCACCAGTTTAAATATTTATGCCGTCTTTTTCTTGTAGCACAAAGTGGTTTGTAATTCCAGATCAGAATCATCCACAATACATTCAATCCCTATAAATCCCTCCCCCATGAAATTGATTCTCTTAAGTTACTCAATTAATAACCCAATTAAAGGTCCAAGCAAATAAAGGGGTCTTGCACTACCTCTAAGAAACTCCTGCCCCTTCAGGGAACCCATTCTACAAGGTGGGAACCACTTCTGAAAAGCAGATGACAAGCAGGGAGCTTTAAGCCAGGGAGCTAGCAAGTGGTGAGTAATCAGAGGACTGTAATTGACATATATGTCAATGCCATGGCCATGGGCAGCAAATTAAAAGAGCcaaaggcaggaaacaaaagaCAAGGCACTTGGCGACATACCCTCATTTTCTCAACTCTGTCAGTTCCTGGCTTCTCTATAATGGCATCCAATCCATATATCAATTGTTCTGGGTACACTCCAGGATCAATACTAACATTAAcaaattgggttggatccagcaatctTAAAGCAGGAGGACTGAGGACTGTTATTGCTTTTATTGACCCAGCAAGCGGACTCTTTCCATTTCCTGAAAAGTTGACTCCTAGGGTTGCGGAGTTCACATGGACAAATGACCAAGGTCAGGGGAGCATCAtgacagagaaaggaaaaggtgaaATTACTCCTCCTCACTCTCCCACAAGCAAATTTCCACTGATAGAAGAGGGAGGAGTGCAGCTTTTTAACTACATTCTCATTGCAGCCTCGACAAACTCATGGAGCTCTTCATGAATGCAGGTTCAGAAACCCCAGGAATCAACTTTCCAGGGGCTGGAATGGGCTGTTGTGAAGACAGGAATGCTTCAAATATTTATGACCCTTCTACTGACCATTTATGATTATATTCATATAGTGACCACTTTTTCCTACATTAGCACATGCTAAATAGAACATGGCAATGCTCCAGACAGCTGAAGGTTTTCACTTCTCGCATGTAACATATGAAAGGCATGATGGAGAAATCAAAGACAAGCCAAGCAAGGAAGAAATGTGACCCAGTAATCACACAGCTTACAATCAGTCTTGCACAAATTCTTACTCAGATTCTCCATGGAACTGGATGGAATTCATCACTGAATAAGCATGATGGCCTTGAAGCTTTAGCTTCAAACTCAAGTTTAGTAGTCCACTTGAGGGATTGGTAGGGATTTAGAAAAACTCTTCCACAACTTATCTATCATTCAACCAATGATCTTCATAAATGTTTATGCTGTGGATCATCCCCGCTACCAGAGAATGGTCAACTTTCTAAGGGAGATCCACATTGCTACTTTGTTCACAATGCACTGGATGGCTAACTGGCAAAAGGAAACTTTCAGTGGGAGAGGCAACAAGAGCATGAACACTGCCAGagctagcagtgcaatcctaagctgTAATACCCTTCTAAAGTTCAttaatttaaattgttttctgGTTATTAACTGTGCTTTATATGCTTGAACCAGTCAACAAGAAGCAGTAGGTGACTTAAAAATAAAGCATCAGGTCATTGCTGATCCATGGCATTATGTCAcaccatgacatttactaggtagacAGTGctaaggggtggtttgccattgccttccccagcaatCTACACTTTACTTCCAGCAAACTGGGCACTTGTttcaccaaccttggaaggaaggcaggctgagtcaactttgagctgacTACCAGAAACAAACTTCCATTGGGATTAAACTcttgagagaactttgactgcagtactgcagcttaccattcagTTCCACAGAACcttctctcagcataacctacttcATAAGTCTGTTATTGGAAGCATAAAATAAAGGCATTCATAAGTAGCTTTGGGTTCCCAAAAAGGATGAAAACAatgaataaatatctaaataagaaATATATAGCGTTTTAAAGGATATAAATGACCCTTCTTAGGGGGAGTACATGAACCATCATTTTAACATCAGCTTGAAGTCCATATTAACATTTTAACtatttaaataattttctattTTGTTCCTGGGAAGACAGAATTGCAGATACATTTCAATCTTGGTGATAGCAATTACATAGCCTGCAAATCATATTTCTGTGGCAAAAGTCTTTCAAAGCACCATGTAATGTAGGAAAATTTGCTGGCCCTgatgacaatacattgaaattcaCTGAATAATTTAACTGCATTGAAAAAACAACCAAAACACCTCTCCTATAAGCAACTTTTGGTTACTTTCCTTTCCTCATTATGTTATCCACAAGGATACACAAGCTTCATTTTGGTATCTAGTTTCAGTTGCGCAGTAGTCTCTGAACAAGTTGCACAGGTGATAAAGTATTCCAGTTTTCTGATGCTATATCCTACTCAGAATAGTTTCCAAAGTCACCACCTGATGTCAAAAGAGGTGGAATATGTGGGAACTAGTTACTATTTTATTGAAGGCATAATAATGAGGTTTCTTATGTGATAAGCATAATATGTGACAAGTCTCCTACACTAGAGAAGCACTTCAAGTACTAATGGACACATTTGGAAACCATCAGCAGAACTAATGTGTTTAAATAATTCAATTATGATAATAATGGGCTATGCATTTTATTACAGTGGCTGCTTTTTCAGAAGTGTTTGCATACAGGGGATCTTATCTAATTACAAGAGGCTAGAAGTCACTCACTAATGaattctttaaaatattattagGGATAATGTCCAACTGAACCTGTACAAATTGAGTGCAGTAATAATGGTACCAGTGAAAttcacaaaaaacaaacaagctacCACAAGACACCACTTTGTATATCCTGAATATATTTTGTAATATACAATATCTATTGTACACTGTACACATTAATGAAATACAACCAAACTAATGAGAGAGATAAAGATTAACAACCAAGTATGATAAATGTAGCACATAAGGGAAAGAAAACCGGGCGCAAATGATGAAGTTATTTTAGTTAAGTTAGTTATAGACGTCACCTAACAATAATGTAAATTGAGGATACTCTTCTCACTACTGCAGCTTCTGTGCACGTGCAGACTGGGAAGTGGAGGGCAGCAGCTCAAAATTCCCATGCAGAATTTTATGTAGATATTGCTTTACATGTTTAAGATGAACCCATGCACAAAAGTAAGTGGGATCACTTTACAAAATTTTAATTGTAATGAGAAGGTCAGAACTTTTGCAAGCACTGTTCATCATTAATCTTGCATTTTAACCCACTCCCTTCAAATTTAGCTTCATTCATTTCAGGAAGAAAATAATCCCAATAGAAAATTGGCAAAAGAATAAACTTTGAAAACAAAtcacaaagatggaaaaattaaatggaaaaaattaatacaaaactGAGTTTGGGTTAGCACATCAGGAACAATAGTTATATTCTTAAAACATTACATGGAATCAGTAgcgtactgcccacagggacgggggtcaaatgaccccgtgTGCAACGATGACCCCTCCCCCCGTgccttggaagagctgggttggcgcGGAGGAgatgcctaaagacagagctggcctgctgccagggtCTGTGGAAGGCAGGAGACGGCTGCCGCTGCGGTGCCTGTCCAAGCTACCCCTGCCCTCAAACCCCATCCCTAACtgtggggacgggggggggggggcgcacagagcaggtgttgtccccaagcgccatttcccccctgtaTGCCTCTGCATTGAATGTAACTTCAAAGATACTCAAATCGTTATTGCAATGGGATTGGGTTGCAAAGAGCTATTTTAGCATTCCCacaactggattttattttactttgcctTCTTTGGTTTCAGAAATGGCTTGCCATGCTACATGTAGGCCACTGTTCAAATCACAAAGCCAAAGCTACCTTGGACAGGGGAACTAActacacacagttctttggatcctgaCCAGTTTATCTGCTAGTATTTTACTAGTTTGTATATACtcagttgatattttaaaatgtaaaaacaaaaagtcATAAATATTTGTAACTACTTTTTAGTGAATAACTTACAACAGCATATAGGGCTACAACACAATCTGAACCAACTGAGGGTTGCTGGATGAAATTCTTTCtcagtttccctgctcctgttaGATATCCTGTTTAAGGCACATAAGCAGGATAAGGAGTTTCTGTTTGACTGCCATCCATTATCACAAAACAGTCCTCATCAGGGTATCACTTATTTTATTGCACATAATGTACACAGTACTTTGCAATTCTTCATATTTGTTTTCACAACCATCCTGTGGGGAAGGACCTATTCTGTCAGTTTGTCAGATACAAAACTGACCAGCAGCAATAACTTCCCCCAAGCCTACCTCGTCATTATATTCACTGAATCCCAGTCTACTAATATTCAACAGGACAGTATTGATAAATTTGTAGTTCTTTTTGCATTTGAACCATAAATCATTTTGCAGAACGAGGGCAGAGAGATCTCATTCTTGATTCTATTTTGATACATAGTGGTAGGCTAACATAGAAATAAAAAATCCCACATGCCATGGTGCTTGCTGAGTCTGGGAATTTTACACAATAATACATCgaagttttaaaaatcagcattatCTCTTTGTAAGTAGATCTCATTTCATTTGCAGAGGCAAGCAACCTGGCTTTGAAGAATTTGTTTAAGAAATAAACTAAAAGTATATCTTCAGGATACAGACATGATTTCTTTCCTTAAACAGCAATCTCACAGAATAGGAAAACCACAAGTCGGGGAAGCATCTGAGCTATGAACATGACATTAAAAGTGACATCTTATGAAAAGGCTTACATGATGTAGACTAAAAAATTATTGCCAAGAATATTAACAGTAAATTTACTATCAGGTTTTAAATGGCTACTTACAGGCCAATTACGCACGGAGAGgttcctgtgacttcaaagagaattggctgggaaGTCTTTGTTTGGGGGAATGTTCAACATTATTACCCACCATCCTGTTGAAACAGGGCAGGCATTatccatcagctggctttttgcttgcatacAGGAGGGACAATGTTTCGCAGTTTCTTATCACACATAcgtacttttatttttaatataatcatTATCGATAGATTTATCAAACTATCAATAGAttgtttcaggggaaaaaaggcGAAAAgttttgaatatggcatctgtacactttgcctgaacattggttgtcttttatggtgggaagtgaggggcgagtaatggcagcatgcaaactgcaaaaggacatgTGAACTGTCCTTTACTAAGTTCCTCAATTTCACGATCATCCATCTCCCGATGTGCcataaacccaagcatcaagaccgatAGAATTTTTTcaatgtggtctggaatcactgattgcttatctataaaactacaaggctggagatgtcccagtttgttgatcaaatgcacaGACAAATCAgatgtttggactgatcaactagtcttattatttttacatttttaagtaTTAGTATCAATTCATCCATTTATCAatttggttaattttttttatccaAAGATCTAAagatgtgcaggagtgggaaggcCATAGGTAACAGAAGTGATACGGCAGGACAAAAAGCAGGAAGTAGTTggtaacagggaggagggtgagggggaaatgTTCAAAGCAGCGTGAGGGAAGGAGCAAGATTAGGCGagctggctgcaggtggagggaagaggtccaggacaaagctgtgcccactgacaaatctgtcctgctctggtagcagaacaaaatttaaatcgtgctataagtggatttgcttgccacagagagaatggaacatGAAAGCAGGGCTAGGGAAAATACGGccatacaagaaaccttgccATGGCTGACATTCACTTCCACAACTtaataccttgtgcataattggcccttGTGCACAGTTGGCCCATGACTCAATACTGTTTGACTCCTATTGTGTCAGCAGTTCAGATATATTAGGATAATGATACAGATGGTAAGCAATTTTGAAAGAATATTATAATCTGCCTGAGTTTCAGTGAATTTCCTTATAGTAATAAAAAAATctgccaaacaaacaaaaggttATAAAAAGTGGCAGTTGTAAAATAATTAGATGTTGAATGGAAACAATAATGGTCCTGCCAGTACTTATCCAAtgctgggagaggggaaaaaagaagcacGCTACAGGTAACATGTAAGGAGTGGAACATTTCCCATGCTGCAAGTTAATGTTTATTCTTTTAACATGAAAACCATGTGCCTTCACTGTCCTACATTTCAGAAACACCGAGATTTGTTAACAGTTCACCTTCATATGAAGAATTAAACTAACTTAGAAACTGTTTTAGATCCATATGCATACATAATACAACTTAAAATAACAGCAATAATCAAATATTAACAATAAATACATCATCGATTCTTAGACCCACTGTTACCACTTGTGGGCTTGTTAAAACTTCGGCTCATCTGTGGGAAATGCACAGTTGGGGTTCGTTCAGTTGGACCATATAGTCCTAGATTTCTGGCTGCAGCAGATTTTCTGAGAGGTTTGACACTAGGGAAAGGGCTAAAGATCTGTGGCTTAGAATTGCAAGCTTGAGGAGATTTCGCCAGTATTCCATTCTCAGTAGGCAAGTATGGAAACTCAGATATTTGTGTTTGACATGACAGACTCAATACAGATTCAGTGTCATCATTATTACTTTGAGTAAGTTCCAGTGCTTCCAGCTTCAGCTGAACTGTTGAGATGTTGCCATTGGCATCTTTATAAGTTGGTTCAGGAGACTGCCCATCAGCTTTTATGGTTGTCCTAGCATCTGAATTGCTCCCATCCCTTGCCATGGATTCAGATGTACTTTCTTCTTTTGCAATGGGACTAATGATTTTGCTACCATCACTCTGCTCTTCTATTAGCCCAACAGTATCCCCATAACCCAGCTGGCCTTTGGCTCTGGCTATGTTCTTTCGGTGTACCCTCATGTGAGTGCGCCATGGGGAGTTAAGCTTTGTTTTAATATCTTCATGAGAACCAGGTGACATCTTGCCTCCTGCATGATTTGGGATGTGAATAATAGCATTTTTGGCAGATCCATTCGTTGGCTTCATCTTCTTACCCAGTAGAAGATGGTTGATCACCGGAGAATTATTTACCTGAGAGGGCAGAAGACTGGTAATTGGACCCTTatctgaagaggaaaagaaataaaagtgttTTGTTAAGAAGCCAAAAGAGACTAATGATCACATGATAAAAACTCAGTTTAATTCCACTTTTGATCCGGTTCTTTTTAACTATAGGACTACTTATAGAGGAAAGTCCACTTTTGCTATACAAGTACAAAAAGTTCAGAAGCCAATTAGGATACAGAATTCCTCTCATAAACCTTCATTCTTAATAGTTACCAGCCACATAGCTACCAGCTGCATAACTTCTAACTGAAAATATAAAGTTTACAAAAAATGGAGTGTTCAAAAAGTTGTAGGAAATCAGTGCAAGCACGTTATACTTTGTTTTGAGCCAGAACTACGCAAGCTTCTTCTTTACTGCAGCATAAAGATCTGCTGATCTGGGTAATCTTTTAACAAAACAGATTCAGCCACATATCCCAAGAATTCTGTTACATAAAACcaagtaaaaacaataaacaaacaacctAAAGAAATTCACAGCTTCTTTTCAGAGTGAGAGTGATTAATACAGGAAGGGAAACATGTGAAATCATACATACCAAGAAATAAATTAGTGGATTAGATAACCAAATCATAGTTTTAGGTTAGTTTCTTTTCGGAAAACATCTGTAGAGGAAAGAATCAGTGTTCTAATAGCAACTGAATTGTTTTGCTTTATCAATGAGATTTAGTTTACAGCCACTAAGCAGTGAAAGGTCATATCATGCTGGGCTCTGTCATTGAGTTTTGATCTCATTCCAACAACACAAATCCTTTTCTAAATAGATAGTGGGTGAGGCTGCAGTCTTATAAAGCCATCATTCAGCATACTAGCATAGAAACCAAGAAGACGATTTCCCATTTGATTTTCCAATGACAGACTGAAAAATATGCAACAGATTTGGAAAAAATATGTAACTGGATAACAGGTTGTAATTAGTCAAAAGGGGTTCTGGCAATCCTGGGAAATGAATGCTTTTTTCAATCTTCTGGCACCCAATTACTCTGTATTTGCCAGATTAAAAACTGCATATGATAGGAAAAATGCCCTGCCATGACTGTCCTGGATTGCCCTAACTTTTCTTTTGGCATAGTACAGATTGATGTGTATGAAAATTCAGACTTTGATTTCACACCAGCAAATGGGAAGAAACAAAGTAGAACGGCAATCTGTTTTTCAGCCCACAGGTAGTACTGCCCTACAGGATACAAAATCAGATTGACTGTATTCACATCTGCCTTCATATACACATATTTGTTGAATTTAACTAAAGGTCTTGAAACAATGTATTAGCATaacaaggaaaggaatttgtagatCAGACACTGAAGCATCATCTAACTGGAAAATTTAGGAGCTTGTATTTCAAATCCAAGGATGCCATAATCTGTTAGTGAAAGTGAAACCAATGCTGTATACTGAAGTTAGCATGGACATCTATAAATACCATCATTCAGCTGGTCCCTGGGATCTAACATTAGCCCAGGGTCGTCATCTTCAGACCctgataaaagaaaaacaaaaatccatCATCAAGTTTTATGTCGATGATATTCTTCCAAATATGGCTTCATTTGTCTTCATCTGCTTCTCCCAAGTATAAGACTGCACAAACATGATTGGCTTCTCTATTCACAGAGCTGAAGCATACTTTAACAGTCTTGGACCTAAGCAATTACCTGCTCTAATGTAAACCTGATgaacctgttgctgctgcttcttctttatCCTTGAGTATTGTTTCTTCAGTGCATTAATATCTGTGGTCATTCGTTCCAACATCATGCTGTTAAAAACAGCATGGTAGTCACTTCGACAAGGATCTATTGCTCCAGGACTTAACTCTGCAATGTTGCTAGAGCCCAGACTTTGTTCTTCATTGTGCTCTATACATAGCAGGAAAAAGttattataaaatacaaaaatgtaatCCAACAACAGCTAATCTTTAAATGAGCCAATGATAAAAATATCCTGCCCTATACTAGAAATTACATGGCAAATTAGGGCTTCTAAAAATACTGCAATATTCAAGACTGCTGAGCTCTAAGCCAATATGAATAGCTTCCTCCTTATACTGTTCTGAACATGAAAAATCTATTTATTGCCCTATAGAATTGATGGTTAAGAAAGTAATGAATTATCTAGCCCCAAAATTAAGATATATTTTGCTGGGGACATACATTTCTCTCCTGCTCCTTGTTCCATACATGGTATCATTATTTGATGGGAAAACTGAGGCTGGGGAACATACATCTCACAGCCTCTAAATATACCAGCAAGACTTAATTCCAAAGTCCTATGAGTTGTTCAGGGACTTGCTTGCTTCACACTTGAGAGTTCAAGAAAAAGTACTGTTAGGAGTGCCTTCTGCTATTCAATCTTGCCATATCTATTATAgaatttgaaatatttaaaaaggttTAGAGCATACAGCAGACCAGCTTGAATAAAGATAAACAGTTGCCAAAATAACTATCTGCTAATGTCTACCTTCCTACTTTCCCTGCATACAATACTCAGTTTTGTGTGCATTTTCCTGATCTATGAATAAAAGTACTACTGTGATAGTGCCAAGAATTTTGTTTGTAAGCCATTTGAACAAAACACTCCAATATCCCGCCCTCATGGCCAAGAGAACTTTTCCTTCTGATATTTGATTATCAGGGAAGCCTGAGTTGCATTGGCCCTGCTGGGATAGGTGGCAACAATTTTGCCTTGGGGTCAGGAATGACTGGTCCCACCCATGGCTGTAAACTTCAACTACTACAGCAATGCAAtgagattaattttaaaaactgactcTCACAAcactatttatttagttagttgatttctatcctgcccttcaaatgcatcccagggcgggttacaacaatcTAAAAGTGCTGCccatattacaataaaaacaacatcatatacagataaaaattcctaaaataCTTAATATTAAAACATACCTAAGACAAAAACATACCCCTAAAATATATACcttaaaaacatacctaaaacataCCCACCCCCTCCCTAACCGTCCCAAGGGCAGGTAAAGGACAAGTTCCGAAAAAGCCCAGTGACTGCGGGTAGATGGTATCAGTCATTCAAATGCCCAGGCAAAAATGACAGTCTTAACCAGGTTCCAAAAGATATgtaatgacagcacctgtcagacCTCTAGCAaagggcattccataaagtggggaatattacagagaaagccctccaagcaacccccacccacccctcacctcagagggggaagggattgccaacaggaaccaccaccaccaccccccaattATTTCAGCACTCGGGCCAGTCTGTATGGCGGAAGGTGCTCCCACAAGCAGTGTGGTCTACGAAGAGATCAATAGTTACCTTTAAACTTCTGTAGTTCTGGACTCAGAAAACCACTGAATGGtccaaggcagccaatggcaTTAGCTATGGAATCTTCATCATCAAGGTCATTCTCCTCATCACTGTCTCTAGTTCTGCCCAAACGACTGTAAAATATGAGAAAACAGATATGATGACTATATTGTCTAacgctttcacagctggaatcaactggctgttgtggtttttcctggctgtatggctgtggtctggtagttttctgGGATGCGGTCAGATATGATGATTTCTCAAATGTATCAACATACCAAACTTTTCATCATTCATGTAAATAGTTGCCATCTGTCCACCCCTTTGACCTATACATGCCTAGTTTGCATATAGAAGAAGGTTGGGGGAGAGAAACTTACCTTTCAGTTGATTTTACTGAAGCTGGAAAAGGAGTGATGTTATAGGTATATTTCTCCCTTAATTCTGCTAATTGTGGAAAAGGAAACTGGGCCATAGAATAAACAGTCTAGCAAGAGGAAAACGAAAGATCGATCATTATGGTTCATAAGAAAAGTGACtttaaaacagctttcacaaAATGAAGTACAAGATGGCTTTTGAACGCTTGCAAGATTAGACAGTGTATTTCCACACTTGTTGACAGGAAAAATGTTTGAACATTTTTATGATGCAATAGGTATTTCCTGCAGGAAAGGCAAGGAACCAACCATGAGAAATATCTAAGACAGACAGAAGTGATAACAAGAGCATTCTGGTGAGGACAAATATTTCAAGTATGATGGAAGTGACTTGATCACCCATTTGCTGCATTTCAAAGGATGTTTTCAGAGCACAGAATGCACCCAAATCACCTTTTCATATTAAAAATGTATGCTTTATCAATATTCTTAGGGTCTAAGAATTCCTGAACAATTTGACATTGATCTATTAAAGAAGTATCCCATACTATGATCCTACTGCAGTGAGCCTTCTTACAACATCCATGCTGTTTGCAGCACAGTGCATCCTGCCCAATACAGTTACTTCTTTGTGATCCATATCATTCAGATATTGCTGTTTGCCACTCAGTAACTCACTAATTGTGTCTTAACAGCTTGGATATTTTGGCATGATATAAATACTAGTGGATCCTGCAATTTAAAGTTGAAACAATGTTTGTCCTCTAGTTGTCAGAATctaataacttttaaaaacactCAAATATTGTGTTTATTCTACACCTCCTATTAAAAAGCACATCTGTAATTATTGCAAACAAAAATGATTAACAAATAGTAAGATTTCACTGTTTTTATCAGCTAttgtaaaataaaagcaaaaaggacCCTGTATAGTGACAAATGAACCTGACATTCAAATGAACCTGACAAATGAACCTGACTTTTCACATCAAAACATCAAGTTGAATGACATTCAAAACAGAACAGGCAGCAACACTGAATTATATCTTTCTCTGGGTAGTCCCCACATTTTAACAGCACCAAACTCTTGCATTATTCATGAACTTCCTTCCCTTAAGCATTCTGACCAAAATTGAGTGAAAAGTAAATTGTACAAACCTAAACTGTGCTCATAATTTAACACTCTGGTTCAGTACTATTTAGGAAAATAAGAATGAATGTAAGCTGTCATTTTAATTTATAAAAAATTAAGAATGAATGCAAGCTgtggttttaatttgtaaaaaattatttatatactACTTTTCACACTagtagggacccaaagtggccaACATCACAACATCCTTCTTCACATctcttttatcctcataacaaccaccAAGCTATGATGTAGGCCAGGCTGAGTCCACCCACTGAGTCCACCCAGTGAGGTTTTAAGTTCACCCAGAGAATAtccaaggccgcttccgcacggcccatttatgacggcctggggagCCAAAAGGTTTGAGCCGCCGATACACAttgactcttcttccttccccagggCTGCATCatgccgccctaaacaacaaccctttaaagggttgttgttgaggagcGTCTTCCCCGGGCGCGGTGCGAACCgggccgccgggaagacgctgtctcccgctCCGCCCCATTCACGGTGTCCTCCTGGCTGCGgcgcgtcgcagccccgcccaccactgtcgtcctccgacctccaggggtcggagggcagcgtatgggctgcAACGCCCCGCAGGCGATCgagggaggacacc of Sphaerodactylus townsendi isolate TG3544 linkage group LG06, MPM_Stown_v2.3, whole genome shotgun sequence contains these proteins:
- the TBC1D30 gene encoding TBC1 domain family member 30 isoform X5, producing MEPPGVDTKLKFTLEPSFGQNGFQQWHDALKAVARLPTGIPKEWRRKVWLTLADHYLKSIAIDWDKTMRFTFNDRSNPDDDSMGVQIVKDLHRTGCSSYCGQEAEQDRVVLKRVLLAYARWNKSVGYCQGFNILAALILEVMEGNEGDALKIMIYLIDKVLPDSYFVNNLRALSVDMAVFRDLLRMKLPELSQHLDTLQRAANKESGGGYEPPLTNVFTMQWFLTLFATCLPNHTVLKIWDSIFFEGSEIILRVSLAIWAKLGEQIDCCETADEFYGTMGRLTQEMLEDNLIDSNELMQTVYSMAQFPFPQLAELREKYTYNITPFPASVKSTESRLGRTRDSDEENDLDDEDSIANAIGCLGPFSGFLSPELQKFKEHNEEQSLGSSNIAELSPGAIDPCRSDYHAVFNSMMLERMTTDINALKKQYSRIKKKQQQQVHQVYIRAGSEDDDPGLMLDPRDQLNDDKGPITSLLPSQVNNSPVINHLLLGKKMKPTNGSAKNAIIHIPNHAGGKMSPGSHEDIKTKLNSPWRTHMRVHRKNIARAKGQLGYGDTVGLIEEQSDGSKIISPIAKEESTSESMARDGSNSDARTTIKADGQSPEPTYKDANGNISTVQLKLEALELTQSNNDDTESVLSLSCQTQISEFPYLPTENGILAKSPQACNSKPQIFSPFPSVKPLRKSAAARNLGLYGPTERTPTVHFPQMSRSFNKPTSGNSGSKNR
- the TBC1D30 gene encoding TBC1 domain family member 30 isoform X4; amino-acid sequence: MRQDKLTGSLRRGGRGGLKRPSTGGGVGTILCNVLKKRSCISRTAPRLLCTLEPGVDTKLKFTLEPSFGQNGFQQWHDALKAVARLPTGIPKEWRRKVWLTLADHYLKSIAIDWDKTMRFTFNDRSNPDDDSMGVQIVKDLHRTGCSSYCGQEAEQDRVVLKRVLLAYARWNKSVGYCQGFNILAALILEVMEGNEGDALKIMIYLIDKVLPDSYFVNNLRALSVDMAVFRDLLRMKLPELSQHLDTLQRAANKESGGGYEPPLTNVFTMQWFLTLFATCLPNHTVLKIWDSIFFEGSEIILRVSLAIWAKLGEQIDCCETADEFYGTMGRLTQEMLEDNLIDSNELMQTVYSMAQFPFPQLAELREKYTYNITPFPASVKSTESRLGRTRDSDEENDLDDEDSIANAIGCLGPFSGFLSPELQKFKEHNEEQSLGSSNIAELSPGAIDPCRSDYHAVFNSMMLERMTTDINALKKQYSRIKKKQQQQVHQVYIRADKGPITSLLPSQVNNSPVINHLLLGKKMKPTNGSAKNAIIHIPNHAGGKMSPGSHEDIKTKLNSPWRTHMRVHRKNIARAKGQLGYGDTVGLIEEQSDGSKIISPIAKEESTSESMARDGSNSDARTTIKADGQSPEPTYKDANGNISTVQLKLEALELTQSNNDDTESVLSLSCQTQISEFPYLPTENGILAKSPQACNSKPQIFSPFPSVKPLRKSAAARNLGLYGPTERTPTVHFPQMSRSFNKPTSGNSGSKNR